One Kitasatospora sp. NBC_01287 DNA window includes the following coding sequences:
- a CDS encoding LacI family DNA-binding transcriptional regulator, whose protein sequence is MSEAADRRAPTMADVAKVAGVSHQTVSRVLSDHPNVRESTRTRVREVIAELDYRPNQAARALVTKRSRTLGVVAANTTLYGPASILAGLEHAARDKGYLIATVSLDELSETALRKALEHLAAWGVEGGVVMTPHERTVTALLRLAAPFPIVTVEGGHDLDVPGVALDQYAGARMVTEHLLSLGHSSVWHVAGPREWLEAEGRFQGWRAALDDAGAPVPQYLSGDWSAASGYQAGKLLAAAHAGLDRASRPTAVFVANDHMALGVLRALREAGLRVPEDVAVAGFDGLPESDYFAPPLTTVRQDFAAIGRAGVELLLQRIEDPSTAPVHTTLPPELVVRSSTGAPAGR, encoded by the coding sequence GTGAGCGAGGCCGCCGACAGGCGTGCGCCGACGATGGCCGACGTCGCCAAGGTGGCGGGCGTGTCCCACCAGACGGTGTCACGCGTTCTCAGCGATCACCCCAATGTGCGCGAATCCACCCGCACCCGGGTGCGAGAGGTCATCGCCGAGCTCGACTACCGTCCCAATCAGGCAGCCCGTGCCCTGGTCACCAAGCGGTCCCGCACGCTGGGTGTCGTCGCCGCGAACACCACCCTGTACGGGCCGGCCAGCATCCTGGCCGGCCTCGAACACGCCGCCCGCGACAAGGGGTACCTGATCGCGACGGTGAGCCTGGACGAACTGAGCGAGACGGCGCTGCGCAAGGCGCTGGAACACCTGGCGGCCTGGGGCGTCGAGGGCGGCGTCGTGATGACGCCGCACGAACGGACGGTCACCGCCCTGCTGCGGCTGGCTGCGCCCTTCCCGATCGTGACCGTCGAGGGCGGCCACGACCTGGACGTGCCGGGCGTGGCGCTGGACCAGTACGCCGGCGCCCGGATGGTCACCGAGCACCTGCTGTCGCTCGGCCACTCCTCCGTGTGGCACGTCGCCGGACCCCGCGAGTGGCTGGAGGCGGAGGGCCGATTCCAGGGCTGGCGCGCAGCCCTCGACGACGCGGGGGCCCCGGTCCCGCAGTACCTGAGTGGAGACTGGAGCGCCGCGTCGGGCTACCAGGCCGGGAAACTGCTGGCCGCGGCCCACGCCGGCCTCGACCGGGCCTCCAGACCGACGGCGGTGTTCGTCGCCAACGACCACATGGCCCTGGGGGTGCTGCGGGCGCTGCGGGAGGCCGGGCTGCGCGTCCCGGAGGACGTGGCCGTGGCGGGGTTCGACGGCCTGCCGGAGTCCGACTACTTCGCGCCTCCGCTGACCACCGTCCGACAGGACTTCGCGGCGATCGGCAGGGCGGGTGTCGAGCTGCTGCTGCAGCGGATCGAGGACCCCTCCACCGCGCCGGTGCACACCACGCTCCCGCCGGAGCTCGTGGTCCGCTCCAGCACGGGTGCGCCGGCCGGCCGCTGA
- the araA gene encoding L-arabinose isomerase — protein sequence MTEVFSGREVWFLTGSQGLYGEQTLQQVAEQSREVVNQLARAGIPVRLIWKPVLTDAASIRRICLQANAEDSCVGLIAWMHTFSPAKMWIAGLDALRKPLLHLHTQANEHLPWATIDMDFMNLNQAAHGDREFGHIQSRLGVARKTVAGHASDPAVAGRIADWARAAAGRAELATLKLARFGDNMRDVAVTEGDKVEAQLRLGVSVNTYGVNDLVAAVDAVADARITDLVKEYDDLYRLAPELRAGGERRDALRYAARIELGLRDFLTDGGFRAFTTNFEDLGGLRQLPGLAVQRLMADGYGFGGEGDWKTSVLLRTLKAAAEGLPGGTSFMEDYTYHLEPGSELILGAHMLEVCPSIAAGTPSCEIHPLSIGGREDPVRLVFDAEPGPAVVVGLADMGERFRLVANEIDVIEPAEPLPSLPVARAVWKPQPDLRTSAEAWLTAGAPHHTVLSRALGIDVLDDLAEMLAVELVVIDESTSIRRFTRELRWNQAYYRLAQGF from the coding sequence GTGACTGAAGTCTTTTCCGGGCGTGAGGTCTGGTTCCTCACCGGAAGCCAGGGCCTCTACGGCGAGCAGACGCTGCAGCAGGTCGCCGAGCAGTCCCGCGAGGTCGTCAACCAGCTCGCCCGCGCCGGGATCCCGGTCCGGCTGATCTGGAAGCCCGTCCTCACCGACGCCGCGTCGATCCGCCGCATCTGCCTGCAGGCCAACGCCGAGGACTCCTGCGTCGGCCTGATCGCCTGGATGCACACCTTCTCCCCGGCGAAGATGTGGATCGCCGGCCTCGACGCGCTGCGCAAGCCGCTGCTGCACCTGCACACCCAGGCCAACGAGCACCTGCCGTGGGCGACCATCGACATGGACTTCATGAACCTGAACCAGGCCGCCCACGGCGACCGCGAGTTCGGCCACATCCAGTCCCGCCTGGGCGTCGCCCGCAAGACCGTCGCCGGCCACGCGAGCGACCCCGCCGTCGCCGGCCGCATCGCCGACTGGGCCCGCGCCGCCGCGGGCCGGGCCGAGCTCGCCACGCTCAAGCTGGCGCGCTTCGGGGACAACATGCGCGACGTCGCCGTCACCGAGGGTGACAAGGTCGAGGCGCAGCTGCGCCTGGGCGTCTCGGTCAACACCTACGGCGTCAACGACCTGGTGGCCGCCGTGGACGCAGTGGCGGACGCGCGGATCACCGACCTGGTCAAGGAGTACGACGACCTCTACCGGCTGGCTCCCGAGCTCCGCGCCGGTGGCGAGCGCCGCGACGCGCTGCGCTACGCCGCTCGCATCGAGCTGGGCCTGCGCGATTTCCTCACCGACGGCGGGTTCCGTGCCTTCACCACCAACTTCGAGGACCTCGGCGGCCTGCGGCAGCTGCCCGGCCTGGCCGTCCAGCGTCTGATGGCCGACGGCTACGGCTTCGGTGGCGAGGGCGACTGGAAGACCTCCGTCCTGCTGCGTACGCTCAAAGCCGCCGCTGAGGGCCTGCCCGGCGGCACGTCCTTCATGGAGGACTACACCTACCACCTGGAGCCCGGCAGCGAGCTGATCCTGGGCGCCCATATGCTGGAGGTCTGCCCCTCCATCGCGGCCGGCACCCCGTCCTGCGAGATCCACCCGCTCTCCATCGGCGGCCGCGAGGATCCGGTGCGCCTCGTCTTCGACGCCGAGCCCGGCCCAGCCGTCGTGGTCGGCCTGGCGGACATGGGCGAGCGCTTCCGGCTGGTGGCCAACGAGATCGACGTCATCGAGCCCGCCGAGCCACTGCCCAGCCTGCCGGTGGCCCGCGCGGTCTGGAAGCCGCAGCCCGACCTGCGAACCTCCGCCGAGGCATGGCTGACCGCCGGCGCCCCGCACCACACCGTACTCAGCCGGGCGCTCGGCATCGACGTCCTGGACGACCTCGCGGAGATGCTCGCCGTCGAGCTCGTCGTCATCGACGAGAGCACCAGCATCCGCCGGTTCACCCGCGAACTGCGTTGGAACCAGGCCTACTACCGCCTTGCCCAGGGTTTCTAG